Sequence from the Leptospira bourretii genome:
TTTGTTTCATCAAAAGGGACTCGCAAACTTAGGATTGGTTAAGAACTCATCGTCCGTAAGGGCCAAAAGGAAATTCACCATGTCATCTCGTTGAGAATCGCTAATGGTAAATGGCCGAATGAGTGCCCCATCTTTCCCACTATGAGCCTGCCCACCCGAACGGTAGTGATCCACCACTTGCGTCAGCGCATCTCTGGCACAATCAATCTTTGTTTTCCCAGCAGCAGCACCTGCGGCTTTGTCAGGATTGTTGGCATCAGCACACATAAAAATACCATCATGCATGTAAGGGTAAGTAACCCCAATATTACGCAATGATGGAGCACGAAATTTTCCCGTATCAGATGCAACTCCCGTTAAATCGAATAATCCTCGTTTGTTGCTCGGAAGTCCGGCGTAATAAGCATCCGTGTGAATTCCGTTGCTATGATAAAAGAATTCTTCCGTTGCCCCACCATGAAAAGATGTGTCCGTAAAATTAAACCCCCCATGGCAATGAAAACATTCTGCCGTTTCACCATTAAATAAATTGAGTCCTCTTACTTCAGAAGCAGTTAAAGCTGATCTGTTATTTCTAAACGTGTATTGGTCATATCTGGAGTTTCCAGAAATCATCGATCTTTGGAAACTAGCAAGGGCATATCGTACATTTTGTTCGTTAATTCCAGAACCACCGAAAGCACGTTCAAACATTGGCGGGTAAATAACATTGGACGATAGTTCATTTAAAAAATTATTATTTTGTAAACCTAGTTCTACCGGTGATTCTCCAAACATGGGAGCACGGGCTTGCAGTTCCAAACTTGTCATTTTAGGATTACTCCAAGTAAGTCTAGGCATATAGGCTACATTAGAAAGATGTTGCGCGTTTCTTGGATGGGCTTGGTTTGTAATCCCACTGGGAAAATCCTTTCCATCTGCAAATGCCAAAGATTGAAAATGGCAACTGCTACATGCCATTGTTCCATTTCCAGAAAGTTTCTTTTCATAAAACAAAAACCGACCGAGTTCTACTTTCGCCTTCGACATAGGATTATCAGATGGAACATTTGGCACAGGGAAACCAGGTGGTAAATCCCAAACCCAGTCGGAAGCAGTTGCCAAGATCCCAAGAGCAGCTAACAACATATCATCATTGTTTTCTTTTTTCTGGAACGGAAAAATGTTACAACCAAACAAAAAAACAAATAAAACAAACAATGGAAAATGAAAATACTTCATATTTGTATCCTATCAAAAACTAGGTTGGTATTAAAACACCAACCTAGGAAAAAATTTTTATTTAAGACTAAACACTCGTTGTGTGATGGAACTATCAACTGCTCCACTACTAATATTCAATCCAAAAGCTTGGACTAAGGTATCACAAGGTGCTGCAGTTCCCGGCATACACATACCCATTGCGCCAAAGGTATGTCCTGTGAGTAACTTATCTACATCAAAAGAAATCTTTTGATTACTTGCGGAAAATTGACCTGTCAGAGTAATCGAAGCTCTGTATTTTTTTGAACAATTACCATAATTAGGCGCTCCACTACAAGTAGTCGACCCAAGATGTAAAAGAGTATAATCAGTTCCATTATAACTAAACTCAATATTTGCATGTTTGTATCCACTTGTCCATGCCCAATACATAGAACTAACATTAAGTGGTGCCGGTTGGACATTTTTATCTAAATGATTTAGTGCCTCAGGAACCCCCACAGAAAATTGAACTCCCGTATATGCTCCAGGTGCGACACTACCCGATACCTTGGTATTTGTTTCTGCAGTTTTAGAAGTTTCTAAATCAACAAGCGCTACACCATTGGATTGCCAAACATTGTCTGTTGACAACGACACATCCGATGTTGAGCCATCTGCTCTTATTAGCTTTACCTCAGAAATAAACATCCGGAAATCACTAAATCTAACGGTTCTTGCATCTGCCAAAGTATTGGAACCAGAGGTAATTTTTTGTCCATTCGCAAGTGCCTCAAACTCTAGATTCACAGCTTGTGGCATAGCCAAAGCCAACAGTGCCAATGTTTGGTTGTCATCTGATTTGGAATTCGGATCGCAGGAAATAACTCCCAACACCGAAAGGAAAATAAAAAATTTCTTAAATATATTCATAAATACCTAATATTCTAAAATACTGTTTTTGATTTGGATTTGATTGAAAGGATGAAAATCATTCATCCTTTCAATATACTAAATGTGAATTTTAAGAATTTAGATACGTGGTGGTCTTAGTAAAGTGGGGATTTTTCCATCCAGAAGAGTGGAAGGAGACTCAGTCATTGTATAAATGGTATCAGAAGAGGGAACCAATTTCATTGCTAAATTGGGCCTATCCATCGTTTGGTGATGGGTTCGTAAATTAAGGGCATCTTTTTTTTGTTTTTTGCAGGAACAAAGATGGGCCTCTCCCGATTTTGCATCGTGGCAACTCGGTTTGAGAGTTTCTTCCGAACTGTTCCCATGGTCATGCGAGGAAACCAAGGAAGTGGAAGATTCTCTGTCTTCGGAAAAAAGTTTATCTTCTGCATTCCCATGTTTTTCCTTTTTGGATCCATGGTTGCACTGGCAGATTTTTGACGCAGACTCTACGCAATACCCTAGTAGCCCACTCCCTAAAAATAGGAATTGGGTACAAAGGAATAGGGCCAAACTACCGGCAATCCACCGTCTAAAGAACATCCACCCCATCTTTGGTCACCCAACCCAAAAATCGAGCCATTTTTGGACAAATTTAGTGTCCCCCCTCCTGGACTTTGAAAACATGGTATTGGAACCAATGCAAACGAGCTAGAGGCCATCAGATGAAACGTACGGAACTAGAACGCAGGGAAAGAGAACTGCGAAAGGCAGAAAAGAAAAAGATCCTACCTGGTCAAAAAGAGGCCATGAGTGTAGGGGATTACATTGACGCCCTTTTTGGAATGTTTCGTTATGATTCGGATGAGATTTTTAATGCATCCGATGACGAAAACATTTTAGAACTTCTGGAAAACATGAAAATGGAACACCCAGAAAAACAATGGGATGTAATCATCCGCAAAGCAGTCAATAAAACCAAAGTAGAACAAAAAGAAAAGGCTTACGATTCCCTTCGTATCCTTGCAGGAATTCCTGCAGTCACTGCTTAAATCCTTTTTTTTCGAAAACAAACAGATTTACAAAGGAAGGTCTTCGTCTTATACTTGTGACCTTCCTGTATGAAACAGACATTCACCTTCATTCTGTTATGTCTCTTTTATACAAACCTCTTTGCTGACACAAAACTTTGCCCAAACACAACTGCTGTTACACTTTCTTCCATTCACGGTGAGACTTTCGATCTTTCCAATCATCTACTTTATTTTTCGAAAAAACCACCCATCCATTCTATCACCGAAGTTTCAAACCACTTTCATTCTTTTCCTACAGAAAAATCAGAAGGTATCATTCCAAATTTCGGAAACACTGACAAACAATATTGGTTTTGTTTTGTCATCCATAATGATGGAACAAATAACAAACGAATCATTACCTTTATCAAATACCCGCTATTGGATGATGTTAAATTTTTCACCTTACGAGAATCAGGTGAAATTTTAGAAAACCAACAAGGAAGACTATTCCCTTTAAAAAACAGAGAAAGGGACTACAGAGGGTTTAGTTATGCTTCTGATTTATTACCTAATGAAACTGTCACTTATTACGTAGGAGTCAAAACAGATAGTTCCATGTCGGTTCCACTCATGGTTGCAGAGGAAAAAGATTTTGATAGTTTTGCTTCTTTGGACACCCTACTACAAGGATTTTTTTTTGGGATTGTGGGAGTGATGACTCTTTACAATCTTTTTGTATACTTCATGGTTCGAGACAAAGCATATATTTTTTACGTTTTGTATTTATTCGTTGCAGCCATTTGGTTTCAACTTTCCTTACAAGGTTTATTGCCAGTTTATTTTTTCCCAAACTCTCCTGAACTAGTATACAATACACATAACCTGCTTTACTTTCTTTTTTTACTAACTTGTTTTCCGATGAGTATTACCTTTATGAACTTAAAGGAAAATGCTCCACTCATACACAAATGGTTTTTGGGATTGATGATCATCCCTATTGTTAGCCTTTGTTTACTTCCTTTTTTACCTTATCGATTGATGAACAGAGCTGGTGATATATTTTCGTTTTTACTCGCTTTTTATGCTCTATTTGTTTCTTATTACATTGCCTATATCAAAAAATTTCCGCCTGCAAGATTTTACTTTTACGGTTATTTTATGGTGATCATTGGAGGGCTTGCCACAGTTCTCAAATACATGGGTTTTTTCCCAGTCAATGCCTTCACCGAAAATTCCTTCCAAGTGGGTATGGCCATTGAAGTGTTACTGATGGCCTTTGGTTTGGGTGATCGGATTTCAGTAGTTCGCAAAGAAAAAGACAAAATCCAATTCAAAGCAGAAATCAACAAACAAAAGTTAATCGCCTATGGAAAAGAACTCAAATTAGCCCAGAAACTACAAGAATCCACTCTTCCCCAAGTCCTTCCTA
This genomic interval carries:
- a CDS encoding MbnH family di-heme enzyme, whose protein sequence is MKYFHFPLFVLFVFLFGCNIFPFQKKENNDDMLLAALGILATASDWVWDLPPGFPVPNVPSDNPMSKAKVELGRFLFYEKKLSGNGTMACSSCHFQSLAFADGKDFPSGITNQAHPRNAQHLSNVAYMPRLTWSNPKMTSLELQARAPMFGESPVELGLQNNNFLNELSSNVIYPPMFERAFGGSGINEQNVRYALASFQRSMISGNSRYDQYTFRNNRSALTASEVRGLNLFNGETAECFHCHGGFNFTDTSFHGGATEEFFYHSNGIHTDAYYAGLPSNKRGLFDLTGVASDTGKFRAPSLRNIGVTYPYMHDGIFMCADANNPDKAAGAAAGKTKIDCARDALTQVVDHYRSGGQAHSGKDGALIRPFTISDSQRDDMVNFLLALTDDEFLTNPKFASPF
- a CDS encoding MbnP family copper-binding protein — translated: MNIFKKFFIFLSVLGVISCDPNSKSDDNQTLALLALAMPQAVNLEFEALANGQKITSGSNTLADARTVRFSDFRMFISEVKLIRADGSTSDVSLSTDNVWQSNGVALVDLETSKTAETNTKVSGSVAPGAYTGVQFSVGVPEALNHLDKNVQPAPLNVSSMYWAWTSGYKHANIEFSYNGTDYTLLHLGSTTCSGAPNYGNCSKKYRASITLTGQFSASNQKISFDVDKLLTGHTFGAMGMCMPGTAAPCDTLVQAFGLNISSGAVDSSITQRVFSLK
- a CDS encoding LIC_11090 family protein, translating into MFFRRWIAGSLALFLCTQFLFLGSGLLGYCVESASKICQCNHGSKKEKHGNAEDKLFSEDRESSTSLVSSHDHGNSSEETLKPSCHDAKSGEAHLCSCKKQKKDALNLRTHHQTMDRPNLAMKLVPSSDTIYTMTESPSTLLDGKIPTLLRPPRI
- a CDS encoding LB_289 family protein, which codes for MKRTELERRERELRKAEKKKILPGQKEAMSVGDYIDALFGMFRYDSDEIFNASDDENILELLENMKMEHPEKQWDVIIRKAVNKTKVEQKEKAYDSLRILAGIPAVTA
- a CDS encoding 7TM diverse intracellular signaling domain-containing protein; its protein translation is MKQTFTFILLCLFYTNLFADTKLCPNTTAVTLSSIHGETFDLSNHLLYFSKKPPIHSITEVSNHFHSFPTEKSEGIIPNFGNTDKQYWFCFVIHNDGTNNKRIITFIKYPLLDDVKFFTLRESGEILENQQGRLFPLKNRERDYRGFSYASDLLPNETVTYYVGVKTDSSMSVPLMVAEEKDFDSFASLDTLLQGFFFGIVGVMTLYNLFVYFMVRDKAYIFYVLYLFVAAIWFQLSLQGLLPVYFFPNSPELVYNTHNLLYFLFLLTCFPMSITFMNLKENAPLIHKWFLGLMIIPIVSLCLLPFLPYRLMNRAGDIFSFLLAFYALFVSYYIAYIKKFPPARFYFYGYFMVIIGGLATVLKYMGFFPVNAFTENSFQVGMAIEVLLMAFGLGDRISVVRKEKDKIQFKAEINKQKLIAYGKELKLAQKLQESTLPQVLPKFPGLIIKTGYFPASLVGGDFYDLTVYGKHQICGLIADVTGHGVPAAIEAAMLKIAYMQTLAFANKPGKVLESINVSLVGNYKNQLLTASAIFIDLEQKQLKVANAGHPALYKFNESSTFIEVIRPNGKLIGYSKEVQYPEETYKLTSGDKILLFTDGIWDLWENGDSGEEELLQWLLTRKSESVESLYGGIDEHIRLRNKEGPADDDITFILFEIT